A DNA window from Loxodonta africana isolate mLoxAfr1 chromosome 7, mLoxAfr1.hap2, whole genome shotgun sequence contains the following coding sequences:
- the LOC100676489 gene encoding olfactory receptor 5P76-like yields the protein MDSLVDGNHTAVTEFILLGLTEDPTLRVILFMVILCIYLVTISGNLSTIILIRISSQLHHPMYFFLSHLALADIGFSSSVTPNMLVNFLVETNTISYIGCVIQLGSADFFGTVECCLLAAMAYDRFVAICNPLLYSTKMSTQVCDQLFSVAYVGGFLNASSIMISFFSLFFCGPNQVNHFFCDFAPLVELSCSDVSIPAVVPSFSAGSIIVVTVFVIAISYIYILITILKMRSTEGRHKAFSTCTSHLTAVTLFYGTVTFIYVMPKSSYSTDQNKVVSVVYMVVIPMLNPHVYSLRNNEIKAALKRQLCRKIFS from the coding sequence ATGGATTCCCTAGTGGATGGGAACCACACTGCAGTGACAGAGTTCATTTTATTGGGCTTAACAGAAGATCCTACCCTTCGGGTCATCCTCTTCATGGTCATCCTATGCATCTATCTGGTGACCATATCTGGCAATCTCAGCACAATCATTCTGATCAGAATCTCTTCTCAGCTCCATCatcctatgtattttttcctgagcCACTTGGCTTTGGCTGACATAGGCTTTTCATCCTCTGTCACACCCAATATGCTTGTAAACTTCCTGGTGGAGACAAATACAATCTCCTACATTGGATGTGTGATCCAACTTGGATCAGCTGATTTCTTTGGAACAGTTGAGTGCTGTCTTCTGGCtgccatggcctatgatcgctttGTAGcaatctgcaacccactgctttaTTCAACTAAAATGTCCACGCAAGTCTGTGATCAGTTATTTTCTGTGGCTTATGTAGGTGGTTTTCTCAATGCTTCCTCCATTAtgatttcattcttttctttattcttctgtggaccaaatcaagtcaatcattttttctgtgattttgCTCCCTTAGTTGAACTTTCCTGTTCTGATGTCAGTATCCCTGCAGTGGTCCCCTCATTTTCTGCTGGCTCCATCATTGTGGTCACAGTGTTTGTCATAGCCATCTCCTACATCTACATCCTTATCACCATCCTGAAGATGCGCTCCACTGAGGGCCgccacaaggccttctccacctgcaccTCCCACCTCACTGCAGTCACTCTGTTCTATGGGACCGTTACATTCATTTATGTGATGCCCAAGTCCAGCTACTCTACTGACCAGAACAAGGTGGTGTCTGTGGTGTACATGgtggtgatccccatgttgaaCCCCCACGTCTACAGTCTCAGGAATAATGAGATTAAGGCTGCTCTCAAGAGGCAGCTttgtagaaaaatattttcttaa